A stretch of DNA from Candidatus Fonsibacter ubiquis:
TTAACAACAAATCATACTAACTAAATATACACTATGAATATTGATGTGCAGCAGACCCCAAATCCGGACACAATAAAGTTTGTGCTTAGTTTAGAGTTGGTACAAAATGGTTCTATGGAGTTTAAAAACTCCGCAGAAGCTAATGAGTATCCATTTGTTCAAAAAATATTTCAACTTGGGGCAGAATTAGTCTTTTTTGGCAATAATTTTATATCTGTTAAAAAAAATAGCGGAACTCAGTGGAATGAAATTTCAGAAAAGATTCAAGATATTATAAAAAATGATTTTCCAAAAGATTTTAAAGCTATCATAGTAAAAAAAGAAACAAGTAATAACAAAGATGAAATTTTTAAAAGAATTGAAGAGGT
This window harbors:
- a CDS encoding NifU family protein, with translation MNIDVQQTPNPDTIKFVLSLELVQNGSMEFKNSAEANEYPFVQKIFQLGAELVFFGNNFISVKKNSGTQWNEISEKIQDIIKNDFPKDFKAIIVKKETSNNKDEIFKRIEEVLELKIRPAVAMDGGNISLRSFVDGVAEVELQGSCAGCPSSTLTLKQGVERMLVHYVPEVKSVRAVSL